From the Glycine max cultivar Williams 82 chromosome 11, Glycine_max_v4.0, whole genome shotgun sequence genome, the window GAGTCATAACTAACATGACAATGGATACTTGTAAAACCTCTCCACATTTGCTGATACTTCTTTGCTTTGCTTCATTTCTCCAACTATGTCATTCAGCATCCCAACAAAAGGCAAATCTATATCATTGTTTTGTTTGCTATTCTGAGTTTTTTCCCCTATGTTTTTCTCTGGTTTTGAAATTCTTATGGTCCATGTTATTCTTGGCTTTAGCTAATGATTAAGGAGAAGAGTAtgtgtcttatttttttataactatgtTCTGAATGCAGAGCTACATTATCTACACTGGCAATAGCATGAATGATGAGGCTTCTGCGTTGACTCTTTATTCAGACATGCTACAAGAAGTTGCAGACAGGTAATTacgttatataaaaaaaatattttagacatCAAAATTCTGAATCAGATGGTTGATCAGTTCCAAAATTGTAGCAATCAATCAATTGAGAGTAAATCCGCTTAAAATTGACCTCGTGATAGAAGTATGATTTAATGTCACAATAACAAACTGGCCAAATATGTCACGACTCACGACAGAAATGATTCTAGTGTTAAAGATAGAGActctataaaattaaatttgaatttaagtgCTTTCCTAAATTTCtaatgaaaaggaaaatgaaaactgAGTGTCTCATGTTCTGATTTTGACTCCAATTATTAGCTAAACAACTTGGTACATAAGAAAGCTCCATTTTCTTATTTGGTCATCGATACTAGGCTGTTGTATACGTGTTCATTATATTGCTGTTTTTGTTATAGCATTAGCACTCTGTCTCACTTATAGATTACCTGTTAAATAATACAATTAATAGAAGTGATAACTACAGTGTAACTACATTACGCCATACTTAATAGTGAAGCCTGTTTTTTCCTTGTATTTGTTGGGTAGGGAAaggtttttagaaaataataaagcaGTGAGTCAAAAGTGGAAACCGCCTATCATTTTTCctccttgttttcttcattaacaaaaggaaaattgaaaagTAGCCAATGTAAAGTGTCATTATTTGAAGAGACTATAAAGAGAACTAAAAATGCAAGGTTAATTGGCTTCTTTGTCTTGACTTCTTTCTTGATTTGTACTCACAATTTCAGCAATGCTGAGCCCAAGTTAGTACAGCACCACTTCAAGCGTAGTTTCAGTGGCTTTGTTGCTATGCTAACAGAGGAGGAAGCCAATAGAATGGCTAGTATGCACACAAAACTATTCTATCTTTTATCCTCTTCGAACCTCACATGTCTTTTCTTCTTGGATTCACACATTTGCCAACCAAGAACACTCTCAATGCAGGACATGATAGAGTTGTAGCAGTctttcctaataaaaagaagcaACTCCATACAACAAGGTCATGGGATTTTATTGGCTTTCCACTACAAGCAAATAGAGCACCAGCTGAAAGTGATGTCATCATTGCAGTATTTGACTCTGGAATCTGGCCAGAATCTGAGAGCTTCAATGACAAAGGTTTCGGTCCACCACCTAGTAAATGGAAAGGCACCTGCCAAACTTCTAAAAATTTCACATGCAATAAGTATGTAGTTAGTTGTAAACTTGTAGTCTAGTCCATACACAATTACGCAGAtatcattcaaaatatttagaGGCACACAAAAAACGTACACTATTATTAACAGTTGTTGCTATGTTCTTTGTAGTAAAATCATTGGGGCTAAGATTTACAAAGTAGATGGATTTTTTAGCAAGGATGATCCAAAATCTGTGAGGGATATAGATGGTCATGGCACTCATGTAGCATCAACAGCGGCTGGGAATCCAGTTAGCACAGCTAGCATGTTAGGCCTTGGTCAGGGAACATCAAGAGGTGGCGTGACAAAAGCACGCATTGCTGTGTACAAAGTGTGTTGGTTTGATGGTTGTACTGATGCAGACATACTTGCTGCATTTGATGATGCAATTGCAGATGGGGTTGACATAATAACAGTTTCTCTTGGAGGGTTCAGTGATGAAAACTACTTTAGAGATGGAATAGCCATTGGAGCATTTCATGCTGTGAGAAATGGAGTATTGACAGTAACTTCAGCTGGAAACAGTGGTCCAAGACCTTCCTCCCTGTCCAACTTTTCACCTTGGTCAATTAGTGTGGCTGCTAGTACCATAGACAGGAAGTTTGTTACCAAGGTTGAATTAGGTAACAAAATCACCTATGAGGTAAATTACCTTCTCTATCCTATCTGATGATATGAATATTGACTTAAAATACtgtctttttatattatcaatcaataaaacatcattatttgtataatttttaagagagtcattataaaaattaacaaactttctatacattttatattgttaattattCAGAAATGATCATTagtataaattttaagatatttatcaCAAAAGGTAGCAAATTTACCATAAACAATAACTTGTTATcagatgataatgtaaaaaaatatttacacagTCATACATATATTATCTATTCTATAAATTATAACAtcacaaaaaattcaatttctccGTTCCATGTTTAGGGTACCTCAATAAATACATTTGATCTCAAGGGAGAATTGTATCCTATAATTTATGGTGGAGATGCACCAAACAAAGGCGAAGGCATAGATGGATCATCATCAAGGTAACATCATGGCCCTGATATCCTTCAACATGTATAACATCATGTCCTAACAAACAATTATACAAGTGCTAATAGTGCTGTGAGTTCCAATTCCAAACTATGCTCTAAAATActcttaatttgttaatgtaaaCTGTTTCCTAAGTGCAGGTATTGCTCCAGCGGTTCGTTGGACAAAAAATTAGTTAAGGGTAAAATTGTTCTCTGTGAGAGCAGAAGCAAAGCACTAGGCCCTTTCGATGCTGGTGCTGTTGGGGCATTGATACAAGGACAAGGTTTTAGAGATCTTCCTCCCTCTCTTCCATTGCCTGGATCTTACCTTGCCTTGCAGGATGGTGCCTCTGTATATGACTACATAAACTCTACAAGGTATCAACTAAAGATGCCACTTACATTAACCAAGAGTGTAGAGAACCATATATACTTGCCtaatatggatttttttttctttttctttttcttacagGACTCCAATTGCAACCATATTTAAGACTGATGAGACAAAAGATACAATAGCTCCTGTTGTGGCTTCTTTCTCTTCAAGGGGTCCAAACATTGTTACACCTGAAATTCTCAAGGTACCTTAATTAGTTTTTCTATActgaattaaattt encodes:
- the LOC547512 gene encoding subtilisin-like protease C1 precursor, which produces MTMDTCKTSPHLLILLCFASFLQLCHSASQQKSYIIYTGNSMNDEASALTLYSDMLQEVADSNAEPKLVQHHFKRSFSGFVAMLTEEEANRMARHDRVVAVFPNKKKQLHTTRSWDFIGFPLQANRAPAESDVIIAVFDSGIWPESESFNDKGFGPPPSKWKGTCQTSKNFTCNNKIIGAKIYKVDGFFSKDDPKSVRDIDGHGTHVASTAAGNPVSTASMLGLGQGTSRGGVTKARIAVYKVCWFDGCTDADILAAFDDAIADGVDIITVSLGGFSDENYFRDGIAIGAFHAVRNGVLTVTSAGNSGPRPSSLSNFSPWSISVAASTIDRKFVTKVELGNKITYEGTSINTFDLKGELYPIIYGGDAPNKGEGIDGSSSRYCSSGSLDKKLVKGKIVLCESRSKALGPFDAGAVGALIQGQGFRDLPPSLPLPGSYLALQDGASVYDYINSTRTPIATIFKTDETKDTIAPVVASFSSRGPNIVTPEILKPDLVAPGVSILASWSPASPPSDIEGDNRTLNFNIISGTSMACPHVSGAAAYVKSFHPTWSPAAIRSALMTTAKQLSPKTHLLAEFAYGAGQIDPSKAVYPGLVYDAGEIDYVRFLCGQGYSTRTLQLITGDNSSCPETKNGSARDLNYASFALFVPPYNSNSVSGSFNRTVTNVGSPKSTYKATVTSPKGLKIEVNPSVLPFTSLNQKQTFVLTITGKLEGPIVSGSLVWDDGKYQVRSPIVVFNTA